The Bacteroidota bacterium genomic interval CCGACTCACAATCTTGGCCTCGTGCCAGCCCAGTAGTTCATAGTGATGGTGCAGGGGGGCCATACGGAAGATGCGGCGGCCCTCGCCATACTTACGCTTGGTGTACTTGAAGTACACAACCTGTGCGATGACCGAGAGCGACTCCACAAAGTAGACCCCACAGATAATGGGCAGTAGCAGCTCCTTCTTCACCATCAGGGCCAGCACGCCCACTACGCCGCCCAGTGCCAGGCTGCCCGTATCGCCCATGAAGATCTGGGCGGGATAGGTATTGAACCACAGGAAGCCGATACAGGCACCCACCAGGGCAGCACAGAACACCAGCAGCTCGCCCGAGGCAGGGATGAAGCTGATGTGCAGGTAATCGGCAAAGATGGCGTTGCCCGACACATAGGCCAGGATGGCAAACACCATGGCCACAATGGCGGTGGTGCCTGCCGCCAGGCCGTCCAGCCCATCGGTCAGGTTCACCCCGTTGGAAACAGCCGTAACAATAAAGATGACAACCAGAATGTACAGGATCTTGCTAGCCAGGTTTTCGCCGCCGGTCAGCAGGGCGTAGTTAAAGGTCAGGTCTTTGAAAAAGGGTACATCCGTCTGGGTAACAAAGGAGAAGTCGCGCTTGCCAAACAGGCCAACACCTACGGTGTAGCGAGAGTCTTCGGGTATCAGCAGGGTCAGGCGGTCATTTCCGCGCTTCACCAGGTAGTGGTCAAA includes:
- the mraY gene encoding phospho-N-acetylmuramoyl-pentapeptide-transferase, with product MLYFLPHWLKDLDLPGIGVLQYLSFRAALAALLSLLLSLFVGRHIILWLKSRKLGERIRELGPSTHKAKSGTPTMGGLIILLALLVPTLLLADLTNAYVLLVMVAAVWMGLIGFLDDYIKVFKKNKAGLKGKFKVVGQLGLGLIVGFTMLYHPQFRGDNLKMDADGTLRKSAYLSSLGFRAGDQVMRAGPYRLAERPADSLAFDHYLVKRGNDRLTLLIPEDSRYTVGVGLFGKRDFSFVTQTDVPFFKDLTFNYALLTGGENLASKILYILVVIFIVTAVSNGVNLTDGLDGLAAGTTAIVAMVFAILAYVSGNAIFADYLHISFIPASGELLVFCAALVGACIGFLWFNTYPAQIFMGDTGSLALGGVVGVLALMVKKELLLPIICGVYFVESLSVIAQVVYFKYTKRKYGEGRRIFRMAPLHHHYELLGWHEAKIVSRFWIITVLLALLAFATLKLR